From the genome of Geminocystis herdmanii PCC 6308, one region includes:
- a CDS encoding Crp/Fnr family transcriptional regulator, which yields MNTETIEWLVSMAEKDNYDSEEVMIAEDDWGKAVYFIVSGWVRLENIYSQETVTIEIIGKGGSVGEAGILDGVNNNTRVVAMSKVEVLTVSAQRFIQILFRDSQIQNRFLKLMVSRVTEYQKYSQFYRQTGKVRLATILISLADKYGKLTEKGIQLYNFPSQNLADLAQLNIEECSQIIDKFKHKNLINIDVNSQSLYLPNIKQLHHIIGKLGNE from the coding sequence TTGAATACAGAGACTATAGAATGGCTTGTTTCTATGGCAGAAAAGGATAATTATGATTCGGAAGAAGTGATGATTGCAGAAGATGACTGGGGAAAAGCAGTTTATTTCATTGTGTCAGGGTGGGTAAGATTAGAAAATATCTATTCTCAAGAAACCGTTACGATCGAAATTATCGGAAAAGGTGGTAGTGTAGGAGAAGCTGGAATTTTAGACGGAGTAAACAACAATACCAGAGTTGTCGCCATGTCAAAGGTAGAAGTTTTGACAGTATCAGCCCAAAGATTTATTCAAATACTATTTAGAGATTCTCAAATCCAAAACCGTTTTTTAAAATTAATGGTGAGTCGAGTCACAGAATATCAAAAATATAGTCAATTTTATCGTCAAACAGGAAAAGTAAGACTAGCCACAATACTAATTTCCTTAGCCGATAAATATGGTAAACTCACGGAAAAAGGCATACAACTTTATAATTTTCCTTCGCAAAATTTAGCTGATTTAGCACAGTTAAATATCGAAGAATGTAGTCAAATTATTGATAAATTCAAGCATAAAAATTTAATTAATATAGATGTTAATTCTCAAAGTCTTTATCTTCCTAATATAAAACAACTTCATCATATCATCGGTAAATTAGGCAATGAATAA
- a CDS encoding type II toxin-antitoxin system RelB/DinJ family antitoxin, with protein MSKNAVIKAVTDAELKTKVEQIFIDIGMTPDEAVNLFYAQVLLHNGLPFDVKIPNQITISAMNDTETKIGETFDSVDELFQDLND; from the coding sequence ATGTCGAAGAATGCAGTCATCAAAGCAGTAACTGATGCAGAATTAAAAACAAAAGTTGAACAAATATTTATTGATATTGGTATGACTCCTGATGAAGCAGTAAATCTCTTTTATGCACAAGTTTTATTACACAATGGGTTGCCTTTTGATGTGAAAATACCAAATCAAATAACAATTTCAGCTATGAATGATACAGAAACAAAAATTGGTGAAACATTTGATTCTGTCGATGAGCTTTTTCAAGACTTGAATGATTAA
- a CDS encoding dienelactone hydrolase family protein, giving the protein MNITTSIVNIPNHDLLIQGFLAQPDTTEETPAIIVIQEIFGVNEHIQDVTCRIAKEGYTAIAPAIYQRQAPNFSVGYTPEDITLGRVYKNQTKAEELLRDIQATIDYLYTLPKVKKTGVGSIGFCFGGHVTYLTATLPDIKVTASFYGAGITDWCPNEKNATITRTKDIKGKLYGFFGEKDASIPLEQIDRIENELQKHNLDHRIFRYPNADHGFFCDRRASYHQESAKDAWQKVLELFRELGG; this is encoded by the coding sequence ATGAACATTACCACGTCGATCGTTAATATACCAAATCACGATTTACTAATTCAAGGGTTTTTAGCCCAACCTGACACTACTGAGGAAACCCCTGCTATTATTGTGATTCAAGAAATCTTTGGGGTGAATGAGCATATTCAAGATGTTACTTGTCGTATAGCAAAAGAAGGCTATACTGCCATCGCACCTGCTATCTATCAACGTCAAGCGCCTAATTTTTCTGTGGGATATACTCCTGAAGATATTACCCTAGGGAGAGTGTATAAAAATCAGACTAAGGCTGAAGAATTGTTAAGGGATATACAAGCAACGATCGATTACTTATATACTTTACCCAAGGTGAAGAAAACCGGAGTTGGTAGTATTGGTTTTTGTTTTGGTGGCCATGTAACATACTTAACGGCAACTCTGCCAGATATTAAAGTCACAGCCTCATTTTATGGGGCGGGAATAACGGATTGGTGTCCAAATGAGAAAAATGCCACAATTACCAGAACAAAGGACATAAAAGGCAAATTATACGGTTTCTTTGGGGAAAAAGATGCTAGTATCCCCCTTGAGCAGATCGATCGAATCGAAAACGAGCTACAAAAACATAACCTAGATCATCGCATCTTCCGTTATCCTAACGCAGATCATGGCTTTTTTTGCGATCGAAGGGCGAGTTATCATCAGGAGTCAGCAAAAGACGCATGGCAGAAGGTGTTGGAGTTATTTAGGGAATTGGGAGGTTAG
- a CDS encoding type II toxin-antitoxin system YafQ family toxin codes for MLKIHRTSQFKKDFKKAVKSEKEIKLLVEIIEKLVKKEPLPTKNRDHNLSENYANFRECHIQPDWLLIYKYDEETLFLTRIGSHSDLF; via the coding sequence ATGCTTAAAATACATAGAACATCCCAATTTAAAAAGGACTTTAAAAAAGCGGTAAAATCAGAAAAAGAAATCAAATTATTAGTAGAAATCATTGAAAAACTGGTGAAAAAAGAACCTTTACCAACGAAAAATAGAGATCATAATCTTTCAGAAAATTATGCCAATTTTAGAGAATGTCATATACAACCCGACTGGCTTTTAATCTATAAATATGATGAAGAAACTTTATTTTTGACTAGAATTGGTAGTCATTCAGATTTGTTTTAA
- a CDS encoding M16 family metallopeptidase — translation MFKKLFYWTLIISLMWSFNPSLGLAKTAINNQSQSIQPYLEQFKAKITEFTLDNNIKFIVLENKKAPIVSFVTYVDVGGVNEPDGQTGVAHFLEHLAFKGTPEIGTTNYEEEKVILAKMDQVFEQIKQAQKENNQEKLEQLNTQLEALNLQASEFVKQNEFGQIVEIEGGVGLNAATSADATVYFYNFPSNKLELWMYLESERFLNPVFREFYTEKQVILEERKLRTDNSAIGKMVETFLDTAFTQHPYKRPVIGYETDIANLTRENVQDFFEAYYGGSNITIAIVGDVNPQEVKTMAQKYFGRFPTTTKPANLTITEPKQTKTKEVTIKYPSQPIYFEGYHIPDLNHPDYVVYDILGSILSNGRTSRLYKSLVEDKKVALTATGFTGFPGDKYPNLMLFYGLSAPDRTLEELQTALHSEIEKLKTQPVNEEELERVKTQAKANLLRGLNSNAGMARLLTEYQAKTGDWRNLFTSLDEISAVTVEDIQRVAKETFISENKTIGKLETIN, via the coding sequence ATGTTTAAAAAACTGTTTTATTGGACATTAATAATATCCTTAATGTGGAGTTTTAACCCCAGTTTAGGATTAGCAAAAACTGCTATAAATAATCAATCTCAGTCAATACAGCCCTATTTAGAACAATTTAAAGCGAAAATCACTGAATTTACCTTAGATAATAATATAAAATTTATTGTCCTAGAAAATAAAAAAGCTCCCATAGTCTCTTTCGTTACCTATGTCGATGTAGGAGGAGTAAATGAGCCAGATGGGCAAACAGGAGTAGCTCATTTTTTAGAACATTTAGCCTTTAAAGGTACTCCAGAAATTGGCACAACTAACTATGAAGAAGAAAAGGTTATTTTAGCAAAAATGGATCAAGTTTTTGAACAAATAAAACAAGCCCAAAAAGAAAATAATCAAGAAAAATTAGAGCAATTAAACACTCAATTAGAAGCCTTAAATCTTCAAGCTAGTGAATTTGTGAAACAAAATGAATTTGGGCAAATTGTGGAAATCGAAGGGGGAGTTGGGTTAAATGCCGCAACCTCTGCCGATGCCACTGTCTATTTTTATAACTTTCCTTCCAATAAATTAGAGTTGTGGATGTATTTAGAATCAGAGAGATTTTTAAACCCCGTCTTTCGAGAATTTTATACCGAAAAACAAGTCATTTTAGAAGAAAGAAAACTGCGCACTGATAACTCTGCTATCGGTAAAATGGTAGAGACTTTCCTTGATACTGCTTTTACTCAACATCCCTATAAACGCCCTGTTATTGGCTATGAAACAGATATAGCTAATCTTACCAGAGAGAATGTACAGGATTTCTTTGAGGCTTATTACGGTGGCAGTAATATCACTATTGCCATTGTTGGGGATGTGAATCCCCAAGAGGTTAAAACTATGGCACAGAAATATTTTGGGAGATTCCCCACTACCACGAAACCTGCTAATTTAACTATAACTGAACCTAAACAAACTAAAACTAAAGAAGTAACAATTAAATACCCTTCCCAACCCATTTATTTTGAAGGCTATCACATCCCCGACTTAAACCATCCCGACTATGTAGTTTATGACATCTTAGGCTCAATTTTAAGTAACGGGCGCACTTCTCGTCTTTATAAATCCTTAGTAGAAGACAAAAAAGTCGCTTTAACTGCCACTGGTTTTACTGGTTTTCCGGGGGATAAATACCCTAATCTAATGTTATTTTATGGCTTATCGGCGCCCGATCGAACTTTAGAAGAATTGCAAACTGCCTTACATTCGGAAATCGAAAAATTAAAAACTCAACCCGTCAATGAGGAAGAATTAGAAAGAGTTAAAACCCAAGCTAAAGCTAACTTATTAAGAGGTTTAAATTCTAATGCAGGAATGGCAAGATTATTGACAGAATATCAAGCAAAAACAGGAGATTGGCGTAATTTATTTACCAGTTTAGATGAAATTTCTGCTGTCACTGTTGAGGATATTCAAAGAGTTGCCAAAGAAACTTTTATCTCTGAAAATAAAACTATTGGCAAATTAGAAACGATTAATTAA